The following coding sequences are from one Vibrio syngnathi window:
- a CDS encoding glutathione S-transferase family protein, producing the protein MKLYLNDTSPFSRAVLATAYMCDAPMVLEWVDPWQTPSTLVAINPFSTIPVLETSDGVALTESLAICEFLMQAYPTEKLTVTKASDTQRMSLLGVSKTLMEVAFRCAALSRFEAEQNVLTIRGKEGIKRSVKALIGQLNNNDDLLEPDFSTLYLHVALDYVLFRHANLLSAEERDILTTALHNSPFKDTLAKLSLESLSKKLNYCEYKNS; encoded by the coding sequence ATGAAACTGTATTTAAACGACACCTCTCCATTCTCCAGAGCAGTGCTGGCAACGGCCTATATGTGTGATGCTCCAATGGTTCTTGAATGGGTCGACCCGTGGCAAACACCCAGCACATTGGTCGCCATTAATCCATTTAGCACCATTCCAGTTCTAGAAACCAGTGATGGGGTTGCACTGACCGAGAGTTTAGCGATCTGTGAGTTCCTCATGCAAGCATACCCAACAGAAAAACTAACAGTGACCAAGGCTAGCGACACTCAACGTATGTCGTTATTGGGAGTGAGTAAAACGTTGATGGAAGTGGCCTTTCGGTGCGCAGCACTGAGCCGCTTCGAAGCTGAGCAAAACGTGCTAACGATTAGGGGAAAGGAAGGTATTAAAAGAAGCGTTAAAGCACTTATCGGGCAGTTGAATAACAATGATGATTTGCTTGAACCTGACTTCTCAACATTGTACCTGCACGTCGCATTAGATTACGTATTATTCAGGCATGCGAATTTGCTTTCAGCAGAAGAGCGCGACATCCTCACTACTGCCTTACATAATTCGCCTTTCAAAGACACATTGGCAAAACTTAGCCTAGAGTCGCTTTCAAAAAAGCTTAACTATTGCGAATACAAAAATTCTTAA
- a CDS encoding HNH endonuclease, with the protein MSRKKFMESYGATNRNARYGWAFVNHEKKVVYFGAWDVNTNRERSLIFSMDWEFNNDGRRVNAFGEALEYIKLVENEGYSLRTFPIIWDEDNDSYVDTGSAKIKEYIEEVSEMSLEVIGSNYYAIGKHNVKYSKMPSPNVAQDVNIIFGTTINKTERESLVLSRIGQGRFRQNVISSWGNGECCALTLTSVREILIASHIVPWSKCESDEQRLDGANGILLCAHIDKLFDAHLLTFIKKGSKYISQLSPKLNISLLKGLGIQSGEELCAEELSEVHRDRFEKYLEAHNNEFNFKISQTN; encoded by the coding sequence ATGTCACGCAAAAAATTTATGGAATCCTACGGTGCAACGAACCGAAATGCGCGGTATGGGTGGGCTTTTGTTAATCACGAAAAAAAAGTAGTTTATTTTGGTGCGTGGGACGTCAATACAAACCGAGAAAGATCTTTGATTTTTTCTATGGACTGGGAGTTCAACAACGACGGACGTAGAGTTAATGCGTTTGGCGAAGCTCTCGAGTACATCAAGTTGGTTGAAAACGAAGGATATTCATTAAGAACATTTCCAATAATCTGGGATGAAGATAACGACAGTTATGTTGATACAGGCAGTGCCAAGATAAAAGAGTACATAGAAGAAGTCTCTGAGATGTCTCTTGAGGTAATTGGCAGCAATTACTATGCGATTGGAAAGCATAACGTAAAGTATTCAAAAATGCCCTCACCCAACGTAGCACAAGACGTCAACATAATATTCGGTACTACGATCAATAAGACAGAACGTGAAAGTCTAGTTCTCTCGCGTATTGGGCAGGGGCGATTTAGACAAAACGTTATCAGCTCATGGGGGAATGGTGAGTGCTGTGCGCTAACGCTTACAAGCGTACGCGAGATTTTAATTGCATCTCACATAGTGCCTTGGTCCAAATGTGAAAGTGATGAACAGAGACTTGATGGCGCAAATGGCATACTGCTTTGTGCTCATATCGATAAACTTTTTGACGCTCACTTGTTGACCTTCATTAAAAAAGGTTCAAAGTACATATCCCAATTATCACCCAAACTAAATATTTCCTTACTGAAAGGTTTAGGTATTCAAAGCGGAGAAGAACTTTGCGCTGAAGAACTAAGCGAAGTTCATCGTGATCGATTTGAAAAGTATTTAGAAGCACATAACAACGAGTTCAACTTCAAAATTTCGCAAACAAATTAA
- a CDS encoding AIPR family protein — MSLKVLLDDQIDKLYEDNPELKSVKKNQFEVAVASFANVKSLGGLEHDDLIDGIMGEGGDEGIDHCYVFCNGILVGSEEHPINKESNIKVKFFQTKKENSFSTDGFRKTKEGIEEIFNLDLGLAKLSKIGANKDILDKAELIRAIFRKASKERAQFSCEVYYVTAAPEKKISEKIKHLQEEMKDNILKIPFEFFNWGAQDLLDLTESYDETIEVSFISQPLEIKERAIPTSGYSGFVLGNEIIECLLHENGDFKTHLTEGNVRYFLGEDGKINQSIIETINDDKKSEVFWAMNNGLTIIADEISPLGSNQYAILNPQIVNGCQTVHCLYHVYKESGTLPSSLKVFIKLVNAENLDVQTDIISATNSQNPVKAASLKANDDIQRNLESHLKKSHIYYERRENFYKRQGYTGNKVIGLLKMAQIIHSVVNKESVIAANDTTTLFDSPSKYNLLFSNEADFDIYTFSITLYQKIWTLKNSDLRNNEYDSETKEIISKGGFTLLHIMSSMILTEARYSNGSSSIKPNMIQPFSISTPARKNEFVKRKKDALKKIEDDEYLKSAYESAKDILLTCAIDYEKRTEKLKSSLFKYRNFDKEYLIPEIEGKFD; from the coding sequence ATGAGCCTCAAAGTTCTTTTAGACGATCAAATAGATAAACTATACGAAGACAACCCAGAGCTAAAATCTGTTAAAAAAAACCAATTCGAAGTTGCTGTTGCCTCATTTGCAAATGTTAAGTCCCTTGGCGGCCTAGAACATGACGATTTAATTGATGGAATTATGGGAGAAGGAGGCGACGAAGGAATTGACCATTGTTACGTTTTCTGCAATGGAATATTAGTGGGCAGTGAGGAACACCCCATAAACAAAGAGAGTAATATTAAAGTAAAATTTTTTCAAACCAAAAAAGAGAATAGCTTCTCCACTGATGGATTTAGGAAGACTAAAGAAGGTATCGAAGAAATTTTTAACCTCGATTTAGGCTTAGCAAAGTTAAGTAAAATTGGAGCGAATAAAGATATACTAGATAAAGCTGAGCTAATAAGAGCCATTTTTAGAAAAGCGAGTAAAGAAAGGGCTCAATTTTCGTGTGAGGTCTATTACGTCACTGCAGCACCGGAGAAGAAAATCTCTGAGAAAATAAAGCACCTTCAAGAAGAAATGAAGGACAACATATTAAAAATTCCATTTGAATTTTTTAACTGGGGAGCACAAGATTTACTCGACTTGACCGAAAGCTATGATGAAACAATTGAAGTATCTTTTATATCTCAACCATTAGAGATTAAAGAAAGAGCAATACCAACTAGCGGATATTCTGGATTTGTTTTGGGTAATGAAATTATAGAGTGTCTACTACACGAGAATGGAGATTTCAAAACACACCTAACCGAAGGAAATGTAAGATATTTTTTAGGTGAAGATGGTAAAATAAACCAATCAATTATTGAAACAATAAATGATGACAAAAAATCAGAAGTATTCTGGGCCATGAACAATGGACTAACCATAATTGCTGATGAAATATCTCCCCTTGGTAGCAACCAGTATGCAATTCTAAACCCACAAATAGTAAACGGATGTCAAACAGTACATTGTTTGTACCATGTTTACAAAGAGTCAGGTACTTTACCATCATCACTAAAGGTCTTTATCAAGTTAGTAAACGCGGAGAACCTTGATGTTCAAACAGATATTATAAGTGCGACCAACTCACAAAACCCTGTAAAGGCAGCAAGTCTCAAAGCCAATGATGATATTCAGCGAAATTTAGAATCCCACCTTAAAAAGTCTCATATATACTATGAACGACGCGAGAACTTCTATAAGCGACAAGGTTATACTGGTAATAAAGTAATTGGTTTACTAAAAATGGCCCAAATAATTCACTCTGTAGTGAACAAAGAATCCGTCATCGCCGCTAACGATACAACAACGCTTTTTGATAGCCCATCTAAATATAATTTACTTTTCAGTAATGAAGCTGACTTTGATATTTATACATTTTCAATCACACTATACCAAAAAATATGGACGCTTAAGAATTCAGATCTAAGAAACAATGAATATGATAGTGAAACAAAGGAAATAATTTCAAAAGGCGGTTTTACACTATTACACATCATGAGTTCAATGATATTAACCGAAGCGCGCTACTCTAATGGAAGTTCTTCAATCAAACCTAATATGATACAGCCGTTTTCAATCAGTACACCTGCTAGAAAAAATGAATTTGTGAAAAGGAAGAAAGATGCACTTAAAAAAATCGAAGATGATGAATACCTAAAATCTGCATACGAGTCAGCGAAGGATATACTATTGACGTGTGCTATTGACTATGAAAAGAGAACGGAAAAATTGAAATCATCTCTTTTCAAATATAGAAATTTCGATAAAGAATATCTAATACCAGAAATTGAGGGGAAGTTTGATTAA